One part of the Ralstonia pickettii genome encodes these proteins:
- a CDS encoding pyridoxal phosphate-dependent aminotransferase, with translation MDAYRLQTAARLANIRAFHVMELAKQARELELAGRSIIHMGIGEPDFTAAEPVVQAAADAMRRGVTQYTGALGIRPLRQAIARYYHTVYGLDIAPERIVVTAGASAALLLACAVLVEIGGEVLMPDPSYPCNRHFVDAFNGEAKLVPSGPDERFQLTAAQVDAHWGDRTQGVLLASPSNPTGTSILPDELQRIVQTVRARGGFSIVDEIYQGLSYDQAPVSALSFGDDVVTINSFSKYFNMTGWRLGWLVAPAELVPEFEKVAQNLFICASAVAQYAALACFEPEALAIYEERKAEFRRRRDFIVPALESLGFKVPVKPDGAFYVYADCRGVNHPRADDADALTQSMLHDAGVVLVPGLDFGPHTARHYIRLSYATSMAHLEEAVARLGKLFGR, from the coding sequence ATGGACGCCTACCGCCTGCAGACAGCCGCCCGGCTCGCCAATATCCGCGCCTTTCACGTGATGGAGCTGGCCAAGCAGGCCCGCGAACTGGAACTGGCGGGACGCAGCATCATCCACATGGGCATCGGCGAGCCGGACTTCACCGCCGCCGAGCCCGTCGTGCAAGCCGCGGCCGACGCCATGCGGCGCGGCGTCACGCAGTACACCGGGGCCTTGGGCATTCGCCCGCTGCGCCAGGCAATCGCCCGCTACTATCACACCGTTTACGGCCTCGACATCGCTCCCGAGCGCATCGTCGTGACGGCGGGCGCGTCGGCAGCATTGCTGCTGGCGTGTGCGGTGCTGGTGGAGATCGGCGGCGAAGTCCTGATGCCCGATCCGAGCTATCCGTGCAACCGTCACTTCGTGGATGCCTTCAATGGCGAGGCAAAGCTGGTGCCGTCGGGGCCGGACGAACGCTTCCAGTTGACGGCTGCGCAGGTCGACGCTCACTGGGGCGACCGCACGCAGGGCGTGCTGCTGGCCTCTCCTTCCAATCCGACGGGCACGTCGATCCTGCCGGATGAGCTGCAGCGTATTGTGCAGACGGTACGCGCGCGAGGCGGATTTTCGATCGTCGACGAGATTTACCAAGGCCTTTCGTACGACCAAGCCCCCGTCTCGGCACTGTCGTTCGGCGACGATGTCGTCACGATCAACAGCTTCTCCAAGTATTTCAACATGACCGGCTGGCGACTCGGCTGGCTGGTGGCGCCCGCCGAACTGGTGCCCGAGTTCGAAAAGGTCGCGCAGAACCTGTTCATCTGCGCGTCGGCGGTGGCGCAGTACGCGGCGCTCGCGTGCTTCGAGCCGGAAGCGTTGGCGATTTACGAAGAGCGCAAGGCCGAATTCCGCCGCCGCCGGGATTTCATTGTGCCGGCCCTGGAATCGCTCGGCTTCAAGGTACCGGTCAAGCCGGACGGAGCGTTCTATGTTTACGCCGATTGCCGAGGCGTGAACCATCCGCGTGCCGACGATGCCGATGCCCTCACCCAGTCGATGCTGCACGACGCGGGCGTGGTGCTCGTGCCGGGACTCGATTTTGGACCGCATACAGCGCGGCACTACATCCGGCTGTCCTACGCCACGTCGATGGCACATCTGGAAGAAGCGGTCGCACGGCTCGGCAAGCTATTCGGTCGATAA
- the nusB gene encoding transcription antitermination factor NusB — MTQDNSQAKAKAPAKSARRRARELALQGLYQWLLNRNDPGVVEAHLQDAQGFNKADRAHFDALLHGAIREETTLTEAFTPYLDRPVAELSPVERAALLVGAYELVHCVDIPYKVVINEAVELTKTFGGVEGYKYVNGVLDKLAAQVRAVEVAARR, encoded by the coding sequence ATGACGCAAGACAATTCCCAAGCCAAGGCCAAAGCGCCCGCCAAGAGCGCGCGCCGCCGTGCGCGCGAACTGGCGCTGCAGGGTCTGTATCAATGGCTGCTCAATCGCAACGACCCGGGCGTGGTCGAGGCGCATCTGCAGGACGCGCAAGGCTTCAACAAGGCCGACCGCGCGCACTTCGACGCGCTGCTGCACGGTGCGATCCGCGAAGAAACCACGCTGACAGAGGCGTTCACGCCGTACCTGGATCGTCCGGTTGCCGAGCTGTCGCCGGTCGAGCGTGCCGCCCTGCTGGTCGGCGCGTACGAGTTGGTGCACTGCGTGGACATCCCGTACAAGGTCGTGATCAACGAGGCGGTTGAGCTGACCAAGACCTTTGGCGGCGTCGAAGGCTACAAGTACGTCAACGGCGTGCTGGACAAACTGGCCGCCCAGGTCCGCGCTGTCGAGGTCGCTGCCCGCCGGTAA
- the ribH gene encoding 6,7-dimethyl-8-ribityllumazine synthase: MDHGFYPTNLNGEGLRIGIVQARFNEPVCEALREACVAELEQLGVAGEDVLLVTVPGALEVPLALQKMAESGQFDALIALGAVIRGETYHFELVSNESGAGITRVGLDFNIAIANGILTTDTDAQAHARTREKGRDCARTAVEMANLTNDLDGLQDHGQDDDGENE, from the coding sequence ATGGACCACGGCTTCTACCCGACCAATCTCAACGGCGAAGGCCTGCGCATCGGCATCGTCCAGGCGCGTTTTAACGAGCCCGTGTGCGAAGCGCTGCGCGAAGCATGCGTCGCTGAACTCGAACAACTCGGTGTGGCCGGCGAAGACGTGCTGCTGGTCACCGTGCCGGGTGCGCTGGAAGTCCCGCTGGCCCTGCAAAAGATGGCCGAATCGGGCCAGTTCGACGCGCTGATCGCACTGGGCGCAGTCATCCGCGGCGAGACGTACCACTTCGAGCTGGTGTCCAACGAATCGGGCGCCGGCATCACGCGCGTGGGCCTGGACTTCAACATCGCCATCGCCAACGGCATCCTGACCACCGACACCGACGCACAGGCCCACGCCCGCACCCGCGAAAAGGGTCGCGACTGCGCCCGCACCGCTGTCGAAATGGCCAACCTGACCAACGACCTCGACGGTCTGCAGGATCACGGCCAGGACGACGACGGCGAGAATGAATAA